Proteins encoded in a region of the Malaciobacter mytili LMG 24559 genome:
- a CDS encoding UPF0323 family lipoprotein — protein MKRKTHIKKISNYAMVGGLGALLITGLVGCSDSGNSNEQKGQSDAFSQASQKQGAFVVIEESADKQYKIVDEFPANKTTIVLRKPDGSEKILSQEEIDKLVKEEAAKIDAGTSALTNPEMSSGGMGLGGVLLSSIAGAMIGSWIGNKLFNNQNYQNQRQTQYKSPQTYSRSQSSFSKTAGSTTTSSSTKKSGFFGSNNTSSTSKTNTSTYGG, from the coding sequence TTGAAAAGAAAAACTCACATTAAAAAAATATCAAATTATGCAATGGTTGGTGGACTAGGTGCTTTACTTATTACTGGGTTAGTAGGTTGTAGCGATAGTGGAAATAGCAATGAACAAAAAGGTCAAAGTGATGCTTTTAGTCAAGCTAGTCAAAAACAAGGTGCCTTTGTTGTAATTGAAGAAAGTGCAGATAAACAATATAAAATTGTAGATGAATTTCCAGCAAATAAAACAACAATTGTTTTAAGAAAACCTGATGGAAGCGAAAAAATCTTATCTCAAGAAGAGATTGATAAACTTGTAAAAGAAGAAGCAGCAAAAATTGATGCAGGAACTTCTGCTTTAACAAATCCAGAGATGTCAAGTGGTGGTATGGGACTTGGTGGAGTTTTATTATCTTCTATTGCTGGGGCTATGATTGGTTCTTGGATAGGGAATAAACTATTTAATAATCAAAATTATCAAAATCAAAGACAAACTCAATACAAATCACCTCAAACATATAGTAGGTCTCAAAGTTCATTTAGTAAAACAGCAGGTTCAACTACAACTTCAAGTTCTACTAAAAAAAGTGGTTTTTTTGGAAGTAATAATACTTCATCTACTTCAAAAACAAATACTAGTACATATGGTGGATAA
- the thiI gene encoding tRNA uracil 4-sulfurtransferase ThiI: MNITEAKTQKFIVKFFPEIMIKGSKAKREMVNQLYNNLRALLKRISEEIVLKKSFDKIEVLVPIEVVTEARIKLMDTPGVEFIQEAIQFDNITTLDEIKVKVNEVMGKEIVGKTFVVRAKRAGSHEFKSIDIEQTVGGYMLAYNETLGVKLKGAQVTINLELIDKQLNIITHKFKGLSGFPIGTQGAILSLMSGGFDSTVASYLTMKRGIKTHFIFFNLGGVAHEIGVKQVAFYLWNKFGSSHRVTFTSVPFDDVVTEIFKSTSESYMGVMLKRLMLKAAEKIADNMKIDALLTGESVAQVSSQTLRNLALIDQATTKLVLRPLSTMNKPDIINIANEIGTRRFAESMPEYCGVISKNPVTHGNYERMQKEANNFDYSVLDKAVENAQVTNVDEIIADISDIGQMEVVSDLSTGDYTIIDIRQNEECIKASCETIKIPFYKLKTEFKKLPQDKQYLFYCDKGILSQLHAQYLKDAENFTNIKVYRPAN, from the coding sequence ATGAATATTACAGAAGCAAAGACACAAAAGTTTATTGTAAAGTTTTTCCCAGAAATTATGATAAAAGGCTCAAAAGCTAAAAGAGAAATGGTTAATCAACTTTACAATAATCTTAGAGCACTTTTAAAAAGAATCTCAGAAGAGATTGTTTTAAAAAAATCTTTTGATAAAATTGAAGTTTTAGTACCAATTGAAGTTGTTACTGAAGCTAGAATCAAACTTATGGATACTCCAGGAGTTGAGTTTATCCAAGAAGCAATACAATTTGATAATATTACTACATTAGATGAAATAAAAGTAAAAGTAAATGAAGTAATGGGAAAAGAAATTGTAGGTAAAACTTTTGTGGTAAGAGCAAAAAGAGCAGGTAGTCATGAGTTTAAATCAATAGATATTGAACAAACTGTTGGTGGATATATGCTTGCTTATAATGAAACATTAGGGGTTAAATTAAAAGGTGCACAAGTTACTATTAACTTAGAGTTAATAGATAAACAACTAAATATTATCACTCATAAATTTAAAGGTTTATCTGGTTTTCCTATTGGAACACAAGGTGCTATTCTTTCTTTAATGTCTGGGGGATTTGACTCAACAGTTGCTAGTTACTTAACTATGAAAAGAGGGATAAAAACTCACTTTATTTTCTTTAATCTTGGTGGAGTAGCTCATGAAATTGGAGTAAAACAAGTAGCTTTTTATCTATGGAATAAATTTGGTTCTTCTCATAGAGTTACTTTTACAAGTGTACCTTTTGACGATGTTGTAACTGAGATTTTTAAATCAACTAGTGAATCATATATGGGTGTAATGCTAAAAAGACTTATGCTAAAAGCTGCTGAAAAAATAGCTGATAATATGAAAATAGATGCACTTTTAACAGGTGAAAGTGTAGCTCAAGTATCAAGCCAAACTTTAAGAAACCTAGCTTTAATCGACCAAGCCACAACAAAACTTGTATTAAGACCACTTTCAACTATGAATAAGCCTGATATTATAAATATAGCAAATGAAATAGGAACTAGAAGATTTGCTGAATCTATGCCTGAATATTGCGGAGTAATTTCAAAAAATCCAGTAACTCATGGAAACTATGAAAGGATGCAAAAAGAAGCAAATAATTTTGACTATTCAGTTTTAGATAAAGCTGTTGAAAATGCTCAAGTTACAAATGTAGATGAGATAATTGCAGATATTTCAGATATAGGACAAATGGAAGTTGTAAGTGACTTATCAACTGGGGATTATACTATTATTGATATTAGACAAAATGAAGAGTGTATAAAAGCTTCATGTGAAACTATAAAAATACCTTTTTATAAGCTAAAAACTGAGTTTAAAAAGCTTCCTCAAGATAAACAATACCTTTTTTACTGTGATAAGGGTATCCTAAGCCAACTACACGCACAATACTTAAAAGATGCAGAAAACTTTACAAATATCAAAGTTTATAGACCTGCAAACTAA